CGCAAATGGGATTCAATCCGGGCACGCCGGAATACATGAGTCCTGAACAGGCTCGTGGTCGCGAACTCGATCATCGCTCCGACATTTATGCGATGGGCGTGGTGCTTTATGAAATGCTGACCGGAAGAGTCCCATTCGAAGGCGACGGCAGCGGAACTTCGGATTATGAAATCCGTCGCGGGCACATCGAAATGGCTGTGCCTGCGATGTCGGAGTTTTATCCGGGGATTTCCCCGGAGCTGGAAAAAATTGTCCTCAAAGCGCTGGAAAAAAATCCGGATGATCGTTTCCAAACTGCCCGTCAATTTCTGGAATTGCTGGAAGAGTATGAGCTTACGGGAACGGCCAAGGTCACAGGGCGAATGCTTGGAGCCAGGCAGACCCTATTGGCTGAAGGGCGTGGCACGGCGCGCCAGAGCTTGGCAGATGCCCCGACGGTCGGCATTGGGAATACGGTCGTGACCGATCCAAGCCGAGGTTCCGGTTCGATGCCGAGGTTGAACAATAGTTCGGCCAGTTCATCGCCCGCCAATTCCGCAGCAGCGGATATTTATTCTCGCCAGAAAGCCGCCCGTCAAGCCGCCGAGCAGAAATCCAAGTTACCATTGATCATCGGTGTCGCCGTCACCATGTTGGCGGTGATTGGAATTTCCTCCTGGTTGTTGACGCGCCCGGTGAAACCGCCTGTGATCACCCCAACTGGCGGAGCGCCGACGGAGATGAAGGCGATTCCGGGCGGAAGGTTCATGATGGGGCGTAACGATGGCAGCGAATTTGAAAAGCCCGCACACGAAGTAACCGTTGCGCCGTTTTTCATTGATACCTATGAGGTGACCAACGAACAGTATGCCGAATTCGTCCGTCGTGCGAACCGAAACATTCCCGATCATTGGGTCAATGGGGCGCCGCCTTCCGGGGAAGACAGGTTTCCAGTTGTGAATGTCACTTGGTATGACGCCAGAGATTACTGTGAATGGCGCGGCAAACGATTGCCCACGGAAGAAGAATGGGAATTTGCGGCGCGCGGCAGGGAAAACCTTTTGTACCCTTATGGCAATCAATGGAAACCGCAATTTTCCAGTGCTTCGCCTTCTCCCGAACAAATCGGGAAGTTGAGTGCTGTTGGCAGTTATCCGGGAGGAGCCAGTCCGTTTGGGGTGCTGGATATGGCGGGCAATGTGGCGGAATGGACTGTAAGCGATTACAGGCCATATCCGGGAAGCCCTGCTAAGCCGGATGAAGGAAACAAGATTCAACGAGGTGGGTCGTTCATCAATCTGCCGAGTGAGCAAACTGCGACGGACCGGTTCTTTAACTTACCCGTGAAAAAGTTCGATTACATTGGTTTCCGTTGCGCTAAAGACGCAAAATAAATTCCTATTGTCTGCGACAATGAAATTCTGCAAGTTTCAAGAAGCAGCCCCGCCTGTGGTTTTATCGCCAGTAATTTCTATGCCCTTCCGAATCCTTCTTTGTCTGGTGTTTTGCGCGCCTGTCGCTTTTGCGCAACGACCGTATACGGTTGTCAGGCCGCGCGAGCGGTCCGCCTCGGAAAATGTCACCGTCCGCACGAAACCTACATTGCCGACCAAAGGAGTTTTGGCCGTTGTCCTGAATCCGGTCGTCAGCGGGCAAGTCCTGATCAAAGATTCCACCGGAAAACTCATCAGCACGCTGGAAACCGATAAGGACGGTCAGGCCGAAATTCAATTGGCGCGCAACAAAATCTATTTGGTGGAAGCGAATTCTCCCGGCTATATCGGCGCCAAGGGGAAGTCAAAGCCCTTGCTAGCCAATGAGGTGATTCGTTTGAATTTGACGCCTCAGTTTGCCCAATTAGGCTTGCTCGGACTGCCGGCGAATGCACAGGTGCTAATTGACGGGGAATTAAAAGCGACGGCGGATCAAACGGGATTGACCCAAGTCAACGAATTGACGCCCGGAGATCATTCGTTGCTGGTTCGTCACCCGGAGTACAACGATTACACTTATAATTTGAAGAGCTTGGAGGCGGGGACGACGCCTTACTGGCAAATTGTGATGACACGCGTTGCCAAGTTGACGATTGAGGGGCCAGCCGGAGCAACGGTCATGATTGACGGCGTCGTGCAGGGAAAAATTCAGGAAGATGGCAAAGTCAGTTTTGATTACGAAGTGAAAGATGCCATTGAAAAAACGATCAGCGTTGAACAGCTTGGGTATCAAACCTGGTCAAAACCGGAGCTGCTCACGCCGGGAACGCGAACAATTCAGGTCAAACTTGATCCGATTGTGACTTCGACCGGGGTGTCAGACTTATTCACGGACTCGCTGTCGCTTTGGAATGCGCCTTCGACCTGGGAGTTGGTGACTGTTGGCAAGGACAAACGGCTGCGGGTGAAAGGCGCTGAGCTTGGTATCCTTAAGAACACGGTCTACCGGGATATTCAAAAAGAGAGCAATTTTTTGATCTGGCTGGATGACGGCAAGGGGGCGAGCTGGGCGCTGAAAACGGACAAAGAGGGTCGCAACTATTATCTGTTTCATCTGGCCGGACCGAATTCTACGACGCATACGCCGCGGAAGTTTTATACCTATGTTGTCAGAGACGGAGCCGCGCCGGTTGAAGTCAGCACGCCGTTTCCAGTTCTGATGGAACTTGACCAAAAAACTTCCTACATCATCAATTTTGAAATCAGCGGCAATCAAATTCTGCACTGGATTACTTCCAACGAGACAGGACAACAGGTGGAATTGGGCGCTTGGACAGATACCTCTCTGACCAAAGACAAATTCCTGTATGGCACGTTCGGGTTTCGCTCACTGGATGGCGAAGTTTTTTCCGTTGACGAATTCACCATAGCACCTAAAAAACAACAGTAGCGTATTGTTCAAGCGTTCGATTATGGCCAAGAAAACCAAAAACAAATACATTCGGACAGATTCCGTTCAATCAGGACATTCGGCGAATTCTTCCTTGCAGCGGCAAACTCCGAACTGGTTTGAAAAACATTTGTCGCGGCGACAGGTAGGCAAAGGTCTGGCTTGGACGGCGGCACTCAGCATGGCGGGACTGGGGCTGTACCAGCTTTCGGGCGATGATGAACCGGAAATTGCCGAAGATTCGCTGGAACTGCAAAAGAAAGAAGGTTGGAACGTTGGGTCGGTTGGCACGGCATTGACCTATCCGGCTGGACTAACGCCGACCGACAGCGTAGGCAAAAACTGGAACGCGTACGATCCAAATTATCTGGTTTCCATCTATCAGCCACGCGATGCCAAATGGCAGCCATTTTTTGTTCCCACTTTGCTGCAATCGCTTTCTCAAAGCTCGCTGAACAGCGAGGTCAAAATGCTTCGCACAGGCGAGATGGTGGAAGCCTATCAACGAGCGGAAGGGTTGCGCTCATTGATTGCGTCGGGGAAAAACACCAATCAAACGTTGATCATTTCCGACTTGCCCGGCCCGGCTTCGGTTGCCGTGGGGGCGGCCCTGGCTGATGTGGTGACGTTGGTTCCATTGTTTGATAACTGGCCGCATCCGCTGGGAGTTGTCCATTCGCACGAAACCATGGGCGCGTTGGCTTATTACGCCAATGAAATTGATGAAAAGCGAAAAGCGCTCCCCGAAAATGCTCCGGCGATGCTGCTGCTGGATCGCAACCGGCTGGCTTCGTACGCGGATCAGGACAATCAGTTCGACAATCGGTATCTGGCTAAGCTGCCGCCTGCTGAAGAGTTGAAACAGCGCGGCATTTTGCAAGTCATCTATCTGACCAAAGATCAGTCACAGAATCAGGAACTGGACGACATCAACGAAGATTTTGTGGAATGGCAGAAAAATGGAATCAACGTGCGGATGCTGCAATTGTCGGAGTTCAAACCGTACGATGAGCCGCTGACAGCGAACAACACAACCTCGGCAACTCCGACGACCACCACAGTCAGGCATTATTATTACGGGGGCTATCCGTACTCACACTGGTGGTTTTACGATCATTACTACTGGAGCCGTCCAACCACAATCATTTACGGCAATGGATACAGCTATGGTGGCGGTTATGGCAGTAGCTATCGCGTTCCGCCTCCGCCCGTGAATACGCGTCCAAACTTCGAACCGCCCAGTTATCGCCCCGTTTCGCGTCCCACCATCTTCAGTTCTGCGCGCGTTGGAACTTCGCCGGGCGCAACCGGCGTTGGCCGGTCCAAACCCAGCGGTTTTGGCCGAACCAGCGTACGCCGAGGCGGAGATGGCCGCGTGACAGGCGTGCGTTCAGGACGTTCCGGTTCTTATGGCAGAAGCGGTGGCGGATGGTTTAGCGGCTAAGATTCATCAGAAAATAACTTCAATGCGAAGACGCGAAGGAGCAACGCCATAAAGAGTTTTTGGGGTTGATGATCGCCAAATGGTTCTTTGCGTTCTTGCCCTTTGGCGTTTTTGCGTTTGATTAGGTAGATCGAGGAAAACATTGATGAGCATTTTGCTTTTCTTGCTGATTGGCGCGGGAACGTTTTGGCTGGTGATGCTGGTTCTGGCCGCGTTGTTCGCGGGTGGCATTTATTTGGTCAAAAGCGACAAAAGCCAGGGACGAATTGACGGCAGCCGCCGAGCCTTTCTGGGTGGTCGGGGGCAACAATACGACCACGCGTTGTTTTTCGGCATTCAATTGGTGATTCAAGTCTTTGGCGGAGACGAATTGCGCGCACGGCTTGCGCGGTTGATCGAAGCCGAAGACGAAACTGATTCCGCCGATGAAAAACGCCGTTTTATGAAATCCGTCGCTTCGCTGCTGATCGAAAATCAGTACGCCTGGGAATATGGGTACTGGGAATTTCAAAGCGACGCCGACACAGCCATCGGCAATTTCAATCAGTGGCGAAACGAAATCGAAGCTTCGATGGCGACCGAAGGCGATGAACTCGGCAGCGAGGTTGACCGGCTTCACCGGTTTTCGGATCAAAAGGAATTTTTGATTGTGACGCTGATGCTGTTGGTGGACAACCGCGAAACCCCCGTCGAAGACGACATCGGCGATTACCAATTCCGCCCGACTTACACGCAACTGGTTCAGCCATTCCGCTCTACCATTGAAAACCTCGACGAAAGCCAATACTGGCGACCGGCAACCTTCAAACAATTGCTGCAAACGTTGCAATCGCTCGACCCGCGAACGATTGAACGCGACGGCATTTATGTGTATCCGGGCACGGCGCAGGACGGATTGTCTTCGATGGATTTGATCGGCGACGAAGGCTGGAAATATCTGACCGACCATTCGCTGCGGTACTAACCCATCAAATTCGCGATGTTGGTGGCCTTGGCCAAATCCCTGTAAATGAAGTCGCGCGGATGCGAACGGTCTGCCTTACAACAAGGCAGATTTTCGCGCAACGCAGAACGCCGATCACCAGCTTCCGCGTTTGCGTCGAGCACGTTTGGGCACGAATTGGAGCAGACTTGC
This portion of the Acidobacteriota bacterium genome encodes:
- a CDS encoding SUMF1/EgtB/PvdO family nonheme iron enzyme; amino-acid sequence: MLGRTIGNYEIVSPFGEGGMGELYLGRHSRLVAREVIIKTIRTEDFSPRQVEHLRERLEREAFVQSQLDHPNIVRVYDFIASGDTTCIIMEYVPGRDLRKMITRETGPIPDYRALKLFKQVLAAIDYAHNFIYLDKSGARHQGIIHRDLKPANILVTPDDVVKVTDFGIVKVRGVKGGTQMGFNPGTPEYMSPEQARGRELDHRSDIYAMGVVLYEMLTGRVPFEGDGSGTSDYEIRRGHIEMAVPAMSEFYPGISPELEKIVLKALEKNPDDRFQTARQFLELLEEYELTGTAKVTGRMLGARQTLLAEGRGTARQSLADAPTVGIGNTVVTDPSRGSGSMPRLNNSSASSSPANSAAADIYSRQKAARQAAEQKSKLPLIIGVAVTMLAVIGISSWLLTRPVKPPVITPTGGAPTEMKAIPGGRFMMGRNDGSEFEKPAHEVTVAPFFIDTYEVTNEQYAEFVRRANRNIPDHWVNGAPPSGEDRFPVVNVTWYDARDYCEWRGKRLPTEEEWEFAARGRENLLYPYGNQWKPQFSSASPSPEQIGKLSAVGSYPGGASPFGVLDMAGNVAEWTVSDYRPYPGSPAKPDEGNKIQRGGSFINLPSEQTATDRFFNLPVKKFDYIGFRCAKDAK
- a CDS encoding DUF1517 domain-containing protein — encoded protein: MSILLFLLIGAGTFWLVMLVLAALFAGGIYLVKSDKSQGRIDGSRRAFLGGRGQQYDHALFFGIQLVIQVFGGDELRARLARLIEAEDETDSADEKRRFMKSVASLLIENQYAWEYGYWEFQSDADTAIGNFNQWRNEIEASMATEGDELGSEVDRLHRFSDQKEFLIVTLMLLVDNRETPVEDDIGDYQFRPTYTQLVQPFRSTIENLDESQYWRPATFKQLLQTLQSLDPRTIERDGIYVYPGTAQDGLSSMDLIGDEGWKYLTDHSLRY